Proteins from one Telopea speciosissima isolate NSW1024214 ecotype Mountain lineage chromosome 1, Tspe_v1, whole genome shotgun sequence genomic window:
- the LOC122669656 gene encoding uncharacterized protein LOC122669656 isoform X3, translating into MQGKSRLHRVDVSVQSSDDDEEDDGRRSITTQEVFSGASSTPLNLSCVSFSSSHTELDLALVLFIIYLVSAVTGFCWEVSAMAATANTAPLESSVPVSADDLTAKAVHKRYEGLVTVRTKAIKGKGAWYWAHLEPMLVQNSDTGLPKAVKLRCSLCDAVFSASNPSRTASEHLKRGTCPNFSSVPKPISSVSPPPITTLASPSSHPPQTHTHHHYPSHRKRSASSTVSGGGGSGGGSATPSYQVPPLAMVDPSRLCSDLGYSSATVVATTTSAAPLLPPQQQHLMLSGGKEDLGALAMLEDSVKKLKSPKTSPCPTLSKNQIDSALNLLADWLYESCGAVSISSLEHPKFRAFLNQVGLPAVSRKEFAGTRLDAKFEEAKTESDARIRDAMFFQVASDGWKPKQSGFVGGENLVNLTVNLPNGTSVYQKAVFSSGLVPSKYAEEILWETITGICGSVVQRCVGIVADKFKAKALRNLENQNHWMVNLSCQLQGFISLIKDFSRELPLFKTVTLNCLKLANFFNSQSQVRNSFQKYQLQELEHSGLLRVPPPEFENTKNFASVYAMLEDIMNSARALQSVVLDESYKIACVEDPVAREVADMIEDMEFWTDLEAIHALVKLIKGMAQEIETERPLVGQCLPLWKELRTKLKEWCAKFNIPEGPVEKVIEKRFKKNYHPAWSAAFILDPLYLVKDTSGKYLPPFKCLTPEQEKDVDKLITSLVSREEAHIALMELMKWRSEGLDPLYAQAVQVKQRDPTTGKMKIANPQSSRLVWETCLSEFKSLGKVAVRLIFLHATSCGFKCNWSFMRWVCSHGHSRAGMERAQKMIFIAAHSKLERREFSDEEDKDVELFASANGMGSQIQVQYQ; encoded by the exons ATGCAAGGAAAGAGCCGTCTACACCGAGTTGATGTCAGTGTTCAAAGTTCCGAcgatgatgaggaggatgatggAAGAAGAAGTATAACAACACAAGAAGTGTTCTCAGGGGCTTCTTCTACCCCTCTCAACttgtcttgtgtttctttttcttcttctcacacTGAACTGGACCTCGCTTTAGTAttattcattatttatttagtttccgCCGTCACTGGGTTCTGCTGGGAAGTATCAGCAATGGCTGCTACTGCCAATACTGCTCCTTTAGAGTCCTCGGTTCCAGTCTCGGCAGACGACCTCACGGCGAAGGCGGTCCACAAGCGCTATGAGGGGCTGGTGACGGTGAGGACCAAAGCCATAAAGGGCAAAGGGGCTTGGTACTGGGCACACCTGGAACCCATGCTGGTTCAGAATTCCGATACTGGTCTCCCCAAGGCCGTCAAGCTCCGGTGCTCGCTGTGCGATGCTGTGTTCTCTGCTTCGAACCCATCTCGCACTGCTTCTGAACATCTCAAGAGGGGTACTTGCCCCAATTTCAGTTCCGTTCCGAAACCCATATCCTCTGTTTCACCTCCTCCCATCACTACCCTCGCTTCCCCTTCGTCTCACCCTCCTCAAACTCATACTCACCACCACTACCCCAGCCACCGCAAACGCAGTGCATCTTCCACCGTCTCCGGcggtggtggcagtggcggCGGCAGCGCGACTCCCTCCTACCAGGTTCCACCACTCGCCATGGTCGACCCTTCCCGCTTGTGCTCCGACCTCGGTTACTCCTCCGCAACAGTGGTTGCCACTACGACTTCTGCAGCGCCTTTGCTTCCACCTCAGCAGCAGCATTTGATGCTGTCGGGTGGGAAGGAAGACTTGGGTGCTCTCGCTATGCTAGAGGATAGCGTGAAGAAGCTCAAGAGTCCCAAGACCTCCCCATGCCCGACCCTTAGCAAGAACCAGATTGACTCAGCTTTGAATCTCCTCGCCGACTGGCTGTATGAGTCCTGTGGTGCCGTTTCCATCTCAAGCCTCGAACATCCCAAGTTCCGAGCGTTCCTTAATCAGGTGGGTCTGCCCGCAGTTTCTCGCAAGGAGTTTGCGGGCACCAGGTTGGATGCCAAGTTTGAAGAAGCCAAGACCGAGTCAGATGCGAGGATTAGGGATGCGATGTTCTTCCAAGTTGCCTCTGATGGATGGAAACCTAAGCAATCGGGATTTGTTGGTGGAGAAAACTTGGTGAATTTGACGGTGAACCTCCCCAATGGAACCAGCGTGTATCAGAAGGCAGTGTTCAGTAGCGGCCTTGTTCCGTCCAAGTATGCCGAAGAGATTCTGTGGGAGACGATCACGGGCATATGTGGGAGTGTAGTGCAACGTTGTGTGGGGATCGTTGCTGACAAGTTCAAGGCCAAGGCATTGAGGAATTTAGAGAATCAGAACCATTGGATGGTTAACCTCTCTTGTCAGCTTCAGGGGTTTATTAGCCTTATCAAGGACTTCAGCAGAGAGCTTCCACTATTCAAGACTGTTACTCTCAACTGCCTAAAGCTTGCAAATTTTTTTAACTCCCAGTCTCAAGTTCGGAACAGCTTCCAGAAATACCAATTGCAGGAGCTTGAACACTCGGGTTTGCTTCGGGTTCCCCCACCTGAGTTTGAGAATACTAAGAACTTCGCTTCTGTGTATGCCATGTTGgaggacattatgaattctgcCAGGGCACTTCAGTCGGTTGTGTTAGATGAATCGTATAAGATTGCATGCGTGGAAGACCCAGTTGCGAGGGAGGTGGCCGATATGATTGAAGACATGGAGTTTTGGACTGACTTAGAGGCAATTCACGCCCTTGTGAAGCTGATCAAAGGGATGGCTCAGGAGATTGAGACAGAGAGACCGTTGGTCGGACAATGCCTACCGCTTTGGAAGGAGCTGAGGACAAAACTGAAGGAATGGTGTGCCAAATTCAACATTCCAGAAGGACCTGTGGAGAAGGTAATTGAAAAGAGGTTCAAGAAGAACTACCATCCAGCTTGGTCAGCTGCCTTCATACTTGACCCGCTCTACTTGGTGAAGGACACAAGCGGAAAGTACCTCCCACCCTTCAAGTGCTTGACACCTGAGCAGGAGAAGGATGTGGACAAGCTCATAACCAGCTTAGTATCCAGGGAGGAAGCCCATATTGCACTGATGGAGCTCATGAAGTGGAGGTCAGAAGGTCTCGACCCACTGTATGCACAGGCTGTCCAAGTTAAGCAGCGAGACCCAACGACAGGGAAGATGAAAATTGCAAATCCGCAAAGCAGTAGATTGGTGTGGGAAACATGCCTCAGCGAATTCAAGTCATTGGGGAAAGTCGCAGTGAGGCTCATTTTCCTCCATGCAACATCTTGCGGTTTCAAGTGCAACTGGTCATTCATGAGGTGGGTGTGCTCCCATGGGCACTCAAGGGCAGGCATGGAAAGGGCTCAGAAGATGATATTCATTGCAGCCCATTCCAAGCTTGAAAGGCGAGAGTTTTCCGACGAGGAGGACAAGGATGTGGAGTTGTTCGCTTCAGCAAATG GGATGGGCTCACAAATTCAGGTTCAGTACCAATGA
- the LOC122669656 gene encoding uncharacterized protein LOC122669656 isoform X4, with protein MQGKSRLHRVDVSVQSSDDDEEDDGRRSITTQEVFSGASSTPLNLSCVSFSSSHTELDLALVLFIIYLVSAVTGFCWEVSAMAATANTAPLESSVPVSADDLTAKAVHKRYEGLVTVRTKAIKGKGAWYWAHLEPMLVQNSDTGLPKAVKLRCSLCDAVFSASNPSRTASEHLKRGTCPNFSSVPKPISSVSPPPITTLASPSSHPPQTHTHHHYPSHRKRSASSTVSGGGGSGGGSATPSYQVPPLAMVDPSRLCSDLGYSSATVVATTTSAAPLLPPQQQHLMLSGGKEDLGALAMLEDSVKKLKSPKTSPCPTLSKNQIDSALNLLADWLYESCGAVSISSLEHPKFRAFLNQVGLPAVSRKEFAGTRLDAKFEEAKTESDARIRDAMFFQVASDGWKPKQSGFVGGENLVNLTVNLPNGTSVYQKAVFSSGLVPSKYAEEILWETITGICGSVVQRCVGIVADKFKAKALRNLENQNHWMVNLSCQLQGFISLIKDFSRELPLFKTVTLNCLKLANFFNSQSQVRNSFQKYQLQELEHSGLLRVPPPEFENTKNFASVYAMLEDIMNSARALQSVVLDESYKIACVEDPVAREVADMIEDMEFWTDLEAIHALVKLIKGMAQEIETERPLVGQCLPLWKELRTKLKEWCAKFNIPEGPVEKVIEKRFKKNYHPAWSAAFILDPLYLVKDTSGKYLPPFKCLTPEQEKDVDKLITSLVSREEAHIALMELMKWRSEGLDPLYAQAVQVKQRDPTTGKMKIANPQSSRLVWETCLSEFKSLGKVAVRLIFLHATSCGFKCNWSFMRWVCSHGHSRAGMERAQKMIFIAAHSKLERREFSDEEDKDVELFASANDTRGLERPT; from the exons ATGCAAGGAAAGAGCCGTCTACACCGAGTTGATGTCAGTGTTCAAAGTTCCGAcgatgatgaggaggatgatggAAGAAGAAGTATAACAACACAAGAAGTGTTCTCAGGGGCTTCTTCTACCCCTCTCAACttgtcttgtgtttctttttcttcttctcacacTGAACTGGACCTCGCTTTAGTAttattcattatttatttagtttccgCCGTCACTGGGTTCTGCTGGGAAGTATCAGCAATGGCTGCTACTGCCAATACTGCTCCTTTAGAGTCCTCGGTTCCAGTCTCGGCAGACGACCTCACGGCGAAGGCGGTCCACAAGCGCTATGAGGGGCTGGTGACGGTGAGGACCAAAGCCATAAAGGGCAAAGGGGCTTGGTACTGGGCACACCTGGAACCCATGCTGGTTCAGAATTCCGATACTGGTCTCCCCAAGGCCGTCAAGCTCCGGTGCTCGCTGTGCGATGCTGTGTTCTCTGCTTCGAACCCATCTCGCACTGCTTCTGAACATCTCAAGAGGGGTACTTGCCCCAATTTCAGTTCCGTTCCGAAACCCATATCCTCTGTTTCACCTCCTCCCATCACTACCCTCGCTTCCCCTTCGTCTCACCCTCCTCAAACTCATACTCACCACCACTACCCCAGCCACCGCAAACGCAGTGCATCTTCCACCGTCTCCGGcggtggtggcagtggcggCGGCAGCGCGACTCCCTCCTACCAGGTTCCACCACTCGCCATGGTCGACCCTTCCCGCTTGTGCTCCGACCTCGGTTACTCCTCCGCAACAGTGGTTGCCACTACGACTTCTGCAGCGCCTTTGCTTCCACCTCAGCAGCAGCATTTGATGCTGTCGGGTGGGAAGGAAGACTTGGGTGCTCTCGCTATGCTAGAGGATAGCGTGAAGAAGCTCAAGAGTCCCAAGACCTCCCCATGCCCGACCCTTAGCAAGAACCAGATTGACTCAGCTTTGAATCTCCTCGCCGACTGGCTGTATGAGTCCTGTGGTGCCGTTTCCATCTCAAGCCTCGAACATCCCAAGTTCCGAGCGTTCCTTAATCAGGTGGGTCTGCCCGCAGTTTCTCGCAAGGAGTTTGCGGGCACCAGGTTGGATGCCAAGTTTGAAGAAGCCAAGACCGAGTCAGATGCGAGGATTAGGGATGCGATGTTCTTCCAAGTTGCCTCTGATGGATGGAAACCTAAGCAATCGGGATTTGTTGGTGGAGAAAACTTGGTGAATTTGACGGTGAACCTCCCCAATGGAACCAGCGTGTATCAGAAGGCAGTGTTCAGTAGCGGCCTTGTTCCGTCCAAGTATGCCGAAGAGATTCTGTGGGAGACGATCACGGGCATATGTGGGAGTGTAGTGCAACGTTGTGTGGGGATCGTTGCTGACAAGTTCAAGGCCAAGGCATTGAGGAATTTAGAGAATCAGAACCATTGGATGGTTAACCTCTCTTGTCAGCTTCAGGGGTTTATTAGCCTTATCAAGGACTTCAGCAGAGAGCTTCCACTATTCAAGACTGTTACTCTCAACTGCCTAAAGCTTGCAAATTTTTTTAACTCCCAGTCTCAAGTTCGGAACAGCTTCCAGAAATACCAATTGCAGGAGCTTGAACACTCGGGTTTGCTTCGGGTTCCCCCACCTGAGTTTGAGAATACTAAGAACTTCGCTTCTGTGTATGCCATGTTGgaggacattatgaattctgcCAGGGCACTTCAGTCGGTTGTGTTAGATGAATCGTATAAGATTGCATGCGTGGAAGACCCAGTTGCGAGGGAGGTGGCCGATATGATTGAAGACATGGAGTTTTGGACTGACTTAGAGGCAATTCACGCCCTTGTGAAGCTGATCAAAGGGATGGCTCAGGAGATTGAGACAGAGAGACCGTTGGTCGGACAATGCCTACCGCTTTGGAAGGAGCTGAGGACAAAACTGAAGGAATGGTGTGCCAAATTCAACATTCCAGAAGGACCTGTGGAGAAGGTAATTGAAAAGAGGTTCAAGAAGAACTACCATCCAGCTTGGTCAGCTGCCTTCATACTTGACCCGCTCTACTTGGTGAAGGACACAAGCGGAAAGTACCTCCCACCCTTCAAGTGCTTGACACCTGAGCAGGAGAAGGATGTGGACAAGCTCATAACCAGCTTAGTATCCAGGGAGGAAGCCCATATTGCACTGATGGAGCTCATGAAGTGGAGGTCAGAAGGTCTCGACCCACTGTATGCACAGGCTGTCCAAGTTAAGCAGCGAGACCCAACGACAGGGAAGATGAAAATTGCAAATCCGCAAAGCAGTAGATTGGTGTGGGAAACATGCCTCAGCGAATTCAAGTCATTGGGGAAAGTCGCAGTGAGGCTCATTTTCCTCCATGCAACATCTTGCGGTTTCAAGTGCAACTGGTCATTCATGAGGTGGGTGTGCTCCCATGGGCACTCAAGGGCAGGCATGGAAAGGGCTCAGAAGATGATATTCATTGCAGCCCATTCCAAGCTTGAAAGGCGAGAGTTTTCCGACGAGGAGGACAAGGATGTGGAGTTGTTCGCTTCAGCAAATG ATACCAGGGGACTGGAGAGGCcaacatga
- the LOC122669656 gene encoding uncharacterized protein LOC122669656 isoform X2 → MQGKSRLHRVDVSVQSSDDDEEDDGRRSITTQEVFSGASSTPLNLSCVSFSSSHTELDLALVLFIIYLVSAVTGFCWEVSAMAATANTAPLESSVPVSADDLTAKAVHKRYEGLVTVRTKAIKGKGAWYWAHLEPMLVQNSDTGLPKAVKLRCSLCDAVFSASNPSRTASEHLKRGTCPNFSSVPKPISSVSPPPITTLASPSSHPPQTHTHHHYPSHRKRSASSTVSGGGGSGGGSATPSYQVPPLAMVDPSRLCSDLGYSSATVVATTTSAAPLLPPQQQHLMLSGGKEDLGALAMLEDSVKKLKSPKTSPCPTLSKNQIDSALNLLADWLYESCGAVSISSLEHPKFRAFLNQVGLPAVSRKEFAGTRLDAKFEEAKTESDARIRDAMFFQVASDGWKPKQSGFVGGENLVNLTVNLPNGTSVYQKAVFSSGLVPSKYAEEILWETITGICGSVVQRCVGIVADKFKAKALRNLENQNHWMVNLSCQLQGFISLIKDFSRELPLFKTVTLNCLKLANFFNSQSQVRNSFQKYQLQELEHSGLLRVPPPEFENTKNFASVYAMLEDIMNSARALQSVVLDESYKIACVEDPVAREVADMIEDMEFWTDLEAIHALVKLIKGMAQEIETERPLVGQCLPLWKELRTKLKEWCAKFNIPEGPVEKVIEKRFKKNYHPAWSAAFILDPLYLVKDTSGKYLPPFKCLTPEQEKDVDKLITSLVSREEAHIALMELMKWRSEGLDPLYAQAVQVKQRDPTTGKMKIANPQSSRLVWETCLSEFKSLGKVAVRLIFLHATSCGFKCNWSFMRWVCSHGHSRAGMERAQKMIFIAAHSKLERREFSDEEDKDVELFASANGEDDVLNEVFVDPSSV, encoded by the coding sequence ATGCAAGGAAAGAGCCGTCTACACCGAGTTGATGTCAGTGTTCAAAGTTCCGAcgatgatgaggaggatgatggAAGAAGAAGTATAACAACACAAGAAGTGTTCTCAGGGGCTTCTTCTACCCCTCTCAACttgtcttgtgtttctttttcttcttctcacacTGAACTGGACCTCGCTTTAGTAttattcattatttatttagtttccgCCGTCACTGGGTTCTGCTGGGAAGTATCAGCAATGGCTGCTACTGCCAATACTGCTCCTTTAGAGTCCTCGGTTCCAGTCTCGGCAGACGACCTCACGGCGAAGGCGGTCCACAAGCGCTATGAGGGGCTGGTGACGGTGAGGACCAAAGCCATAAAGGGCAAAGGGGCTTGGTACTGGGCACACCTGGAACCCATGCTGGTTCAGAATTCCGATACTGGTCTCCCCAAGGCCGTCAAGCTCCGGTGCTCGCTGTGCGATGCTGTGTTCTCTGCTTCGAACCCATCTCGCACTGCTTCTGAACATCTCAAGAGGGGTACTTGCCCCAATTTCAGTTCCGTTCCGAAACCCATATCCTCTGTTTCACCTCCTCCCATCACTACCCTCGCTTCCCCTTCGTCTCACCCTCCTCAAACTCATACTCACCACCACTACCCCAGCCACCGCAAACGCAGTGCATCTTCCACCGTCTCCGGcggtggtggcagtggcggCGGCAGCGCGACTCCCTCCTACCAGGTTCCACCACTCGCCATGGTCGACCCTTCCCGCTTGTGCTCCGACCTCGGTTACTCCTCCGCAACAGTGGTTGCCACTACGACTTCTGCAGCGCCTTTGCTTCCACCTCAGCAGCAGCATTTGATGCTGTCGGGTGGGAAGGAAGACTTGGGTGCTCTCGCTATGCTAGAGGATAGCGTGAAGAAGCTCAAGAGTCCCAAGACCTCCCCATGCCCGACCCTTAGCAAGAACCAGATTGACTCAGCTTTGAATCTCCTCGCCGACTGGCTGTATGAGTCCTGTGGTGCCGTTTCCATCTCAAGCCTCGAACATCCCAAGTTCCGAGCGTTCCTTAATCAGGTGGGTCTGCCCGCAGTTTCTCGCAAGGAGTTTGCGGGCACCAGGTTGGATGCCAAGTTTGAAGAAGCCAAGACCGAGTCAGATGCGAGGATTAGGGATGCGATGTTCTTCCAAGTTGCCTCTGATGGATGGAAACCTAAGCAATCGGGATTTGTTGGTGGAGAAAACTTGGTGAATTTGACGGTGAACCTCCCCAATGGAACCAGCGTGTATCAGAAGGCAGTGTTCAGTAGCGGCCTTGTTCCGTCCAAGTATGCCGAAGAGATTCTGTGGGAGACGATCACGGGCATATGTGGGAGTGTAGTGCAACGTTGTGTGGGGATCGTTGCTGACAAGTTCAAGGCCAAGGCATTGAGGAATTTAGAGAATCAGAACCATTGGATGGTTAACCTCTCTTGTCAGCTTCAGGGGTTTATTAGCCTTATCAAGGACTTCAGCAGAGAGCTTCCACTATTCAAGACTGTTACTCTCAACTGCCTAAAGCTTGCAAATTTTTTTAACTCCCAGTCTCAAGTTCGGAACAGCTTCCAGAAATACCAATTGCAGGAGCTTGAACACTCGGGTTTGCTTCGGGTTCCCCCACCTGAGTTTGAGAATACTAAGAACTTCGCTTCTGTGTATGCCATGTTGgaggacattatgaattctgcCAGGGCACTTCAGTCGGTTGTGTTAGATGAATCGTATAAGATTGCATGCGTGGAAGACCCAGTTGCGAGGGAGGTGGCCGATATGATTGAAGACATGGAGTTTTGGACTGACTTAGAGGCAATTCACGCCCTTGTGAAGCTGATCAAAGGGATGGCTCAGGAGATTGAGACAGAGAGACCGTTGGTCGGACAATGCCTACCGCTTTGGAAGGAGCTGAGGACAAAACTGAAGGAATGGTGTGCCAAATTCAACATTCCAGAAGGACCTGTGGAGAAGGTAATTGAAAAGAGGTTCAAGAAGAACTACCATCCAGCTTGGTCAGCTGCCTTCATACTTGACCCGCTCTACTTGGTGAAGGACACAAGCGGAAAGTACCTCCCACCCTTCAAGTGCTTGACACCTGAGCAGGAGAAGGATGTGGACAAGCTCATAACCAGCTTAGTATCCAGGGAGGAAGCCCATATTGCACTGATGGAGCTCATGAAGTGGAGGTCAGAAGGTCTCGACCCACTGTATGCACAGGCTGTCCAAGTTAAGCAGCGAGACCCAACGACAGGGAAGATGAAAATTGCAAATCCGCAAAGCAGTAGATTGGTGTGGGAAACATGCCTCAGCGAATTCAAGTCATTGGGGAAAGTCGCAGTGAGGCTCATTTTCCTCCATGCAACATCTTGCGGTTTCAAGTGCAACTGGTCATTCATGAGGTGGGTGTGCTCCCATGGGCACTCAAGGGCAGGCATGGAAAGGGCTCAGAAGATGATATTCATTGCAGCCCATTCCAAGCTTGAAAGGCGAGAGTTTTCCGACGAGGAGGACAAGGATGTGGAGTTGTTCGCTTCAGCAAATGGTGAGGATGATGTGCTCAATGAGGTCTTTGTTGATCCATCCTCCGTGTAA
- the LOC122669656 gene encoding uncharacterized protein LOC122669656 isoform X1, which translates to MQGKSRLHRVDVSVQSSDDDEEDDGRRSITTQEVFSGASSTPLNLSCVSFSSSHTELDLALVLFIIYLVSAVTGFCWEVSAMAATANTAPLESSVPVSADDLTAKAVHKRYEGLVTVRTKAIKGKGAWYWAHLEPMLVQNSDTGLPKAVKLRCSLCDAVFSASNPSRTASEHLKRGTCPNFSSVPKPISSVSPPPITTLASPSSHPPQTHTHHHYPSHRKRSASSTVSGGGGSGGGSATPSYQVPPLAMVDPSRLCSDLGYSSATVVATTTSAAPLLPPQQQHLMLSGGKEDLGALAMLEDSVKKLKSPKTSPCPTLSKNQIDSALNLLADWLYESCGAVSISSLEHPKFRAFLNQVGLPAVSRKEFAGTRLDAKFEEAKTESDARIRDAMFFQVASDGWKPKQSGFVGGENLVNLTVNLPNGTSVYQKAVFSSGLVPSKYAEEILWETITGICGSVVQRCVGIVADKFKAKALRNLENQNHWMVNLSCQLQGFISLIKDFSRELPLFKTVTLNCLKLANFFNSQSQVRNSFQKYQLQELEHSGLLRVPPPEFENTKNFASVYAMLEDIMNSARALQSVVLDESYKIACVEDPVAREVADMIEDMEFWTDLEAIHALVKLIKGMAQEIETERPLVGQCLPLWKELRTKLKEWCAKFNIPEGPVEKVIEKRFKKNYHPAWSAAFILDPLYLVKDTSGKYLPPFKCLTPEQEKDVDKLITSLVSREEAHIALMELMKWRSEGLDPLYAQAVQVKQRDPTTGKMKIANPQSSRLVWETCLSEFKSLGKVAVRLIFLHATSCGFKCNWSFMRWVCSHGHSRAGMERAQKMIFIAAHSKLERREFSDEEDKDVELFASANGDWRGQHERETWFVYGNC; encoded by the exons ATGCAAGGAAAGAGCCGTCTACACCGAGTTGATGTCAGTGTTCAAAGTTCCGAcgatgatgaggaggatgatggAAGAAGAAGTATAACAACACAAGAAGTGTTCTCAGGGGCTTCTTCTACCCCTCTCAACttgtcttgtgtttctttttcttcttctcacacTGAACTGGACCTCGCTTTAGTAttattcattatttatttagtttccgCCGTCACTGGGTTCTGCTGGGAAGTATCAGCAATGGCTGCTACTGCCAATACTGCTCCTTTAGAGTCCTCGGTTCCAGTCTCGGCAGACGACCTCACGGCGAAGGCGGTCCACAAGCGCTATGAGGGGCTGGTGACGGTGAGGACCAAAGCCATAAAGGGCAAAGGGGCTTGGTACTGGGCACACCTGGAACCCATGCTGGTTCAGAATTCCGATACTGGTCTCCCCAAGGCCGTCAAGCTCCGGTGCTCGCTGTGCGATGCTGTGTTCTCTGCTTCGAACCCATCTCGCACTGCTTCTGAACATCTCAAGAGGGGTACTTGCCCCAATTTCAGTTCCGTTCCGAAACCCATATCCTCTGTTTCACCTCCTCCCATCACTACCCTCGCTTCCCCTTCGTCTCACCCTCCTCAAACTCATACTCACCACCACTACCCCAGCCACCGCAAACGCAGTGCATCTTCCACCGTCTCCGGcggtggtggcagtggcggCGGCAGCGCGACTCCCTCCTACCAGGTTCCACCACTCGCCATGGTCGACCCTTCCCGCTTGTGCTCCGACCTCGGTTACTCCTCCGCAACAGTGGTTGCCACTACGACTTCTGCAGCGCCTTTGCTTCCACCTCAGCAGCAGCATTTGATGCTGTCGGGTGGGAAGGAAGACTTGGGTGCTCTCGCTATGCTAGAGGATAGCGTGAAGAAGCTCAAGAGTCCCAAGACCTCCCCATGCCCGACCCTTAGCAAGAACCAGATTGACTCAGCTTTGAATCTCCTCGCCGACTGGCTGTATGAGTCCTGTGGTGCCGTTTCCATCTCAAGCCTCGAACATCCCAAGTTCCGAGCGTTCCTTAATCAGGTGGGTCTGCCCGCAGTTTCTCGCAAGGAGTTTGCGGGCACCAGGTTGGATGCCAAGTTTGAAGAAGCCAAGACCGAGTCAGATGCGAGGATTAGGGATGCGATGTTCTTCCAAGTTGCCTCTGATGGATGGAAACCTAAGCAATCGGGATTTGTTGGTGGAGAAAACTTGGTGAATTTGACGGTGAACCTCCCCAATGGAACCAGCGTGTATCAGAAGGCAGTGTTCAGTAGCGGCCTTGTTCCGTCCAAGTATGCCGAAGAGATTCTGTGGGAGACGATCACGGGCATATGTGGGAGTGTAGTGCAACGTTGTGTGGGGATCGTTGCTGACAAGTTCAAGGCCAAGGCATTGAGGAATTTAGAGAATCAGAACCATTGGATGGTTAACCTCTCTTGTCAGCTTCAGGGGTTTATTAGCCTTATCAAGGACTTCAGCAGAGAGCTTCCACTATTCAAGACTGTTACTCTCAACTGCCTAAAGCTTGCAAATTTTTTTAACTCCCAGTCTCAAGTTCGGAACAGCTTCCAGAAATACCAATTGCAGGAGCTTGAACACTCGGGTTTGCTTCGGGTTCCCCCACCTGAGTTTGAGAATACTAAGAACTTCGCTTCTGTGTATGCCATGTTGgaggacattatgaattctgcCAGGGCACTTCAGTCGGTTGTGTTAGATGAATCGTATAAGATTGCATGCGTGGAAGACCCAGTTGCGAGGGAGGTGGCCGATATGATTGAAGACATGGAGTTTTGGACTGACTTAGAGGCAATTCACGCCCTTGTGAAGCTGATCAAAGGGATGGCTCAGGAGATTGAGACAGAGAGACCGTTGGTCGGACAATGCCTACCGCTTTGGAAGGAGCTGAGGACAAAACTGAAGGAATGGTGTGCCAAATTCAACATTCCAGAAGGACCTGTGGAGAAGGTAATTGAAAAGAGGTTCAAGAAGAACTACCATCCAGCTTGGTCAGCTGCCTTCATACTTGACCCGCTCTACTTGGTGAAGGACACAAGCGGAAAGTACCTCCCACCCTTCAAGTGCTTGACACCTGAGCAGGAGAAGGATGTGGACAAGCTCATAACCAGCTTAGTATCCAGGGAGGAAGCCCATATTGCACTGATGGAGCTCATGAAGTGGAGGTCAGAAGGTCTCGACCCACTGTATGCACAGGCTGTCCAAGTTAAGCAGCGAGACCCAACGACAGGGAAGATGAAAATTGCAAATCCGCAAAGCAGTAGATTGGTGTGGGAAACATGCCTCAGCGAATTCAAGTCATTGGGGAAAGTCGCAGTGAGGCTCATTTTCCTCCATGCAACATCTTGCGGTTTCAAGTGCAACTGGTCATTCATGAGGTGGGTGTGCTCCCATGGGCACTCAAGGGCAGGCATGGAAAGGGCTCAGAAGATGATATTCATTGCAGCCCATTCCAAGCTTGAAAGGCGAGAGTTTTCCGACGAGGAGGACAAGGATGTGGAGTTGTTCGCTTCAGCAAATG GGGACTGGAGAGGCcaacatgagagagagacaTGGTTTGTTTATGGGAATTGTTGA